The Capra hircus breed San Clemente chromosome 2, ASM170441v1, whole genome shotgun sequence genome window below encodes:
- the MTX2 gene encoding metaxin-2 isoform X2, with product MCNLPIKVVYRANAEYMSPSGKVPFIHVGNQVVSELGPIVQFVKAKGHSLSDGLDEVQKAEMKAYMELVNNMLLTAELYLQWCDDATVGEITHARYGSPYPWPLNHILAYQKQWEVKRKMKAIGWGNKTLDQVLEDVDQCCQALSQRLGTQPYFFNKQPTELDALVFGHLYTILTTQMTNDELSEKVKNYSNLLAFCRRIEQHYFGKGSSSIRLS from the exons ATGTGTAATCTGCCTATCAAAGTGGTCTACAGGGCAAATGCAGAATATATGTCTCCATCTg GTAAAGTACCTTTTATTCATGTAGGAAATCAAGTAGTATCAGAACTTGGTCCAATAGTCCAATTCGTTAAAGCCAAG GGCCATTCTCTTagtgatgggctggatgaagtccaaaaagcagaaatgaaagccTACATGGAATTAGTCAACAAtatgctgttgactgcagag ctgtATCTTCAGTGGTGTGATGATGCTACTGTAGGAGAG ATCACTCATGCTAGGTATGGATCTCCCTACCCTTGGCCTCTGAATCATATTTTGGCCTATCAGAAACAGTGGGAAGTCAAACGTAAGATGAAAGCTATTGGATGGGGTAACAAGACTCTGGACCAG GTCTTAGAAGATGTAGACCAGTGCTGTCAAGCTCTTTCTCAAAGACTGGGAACACAACCATATTTCTTCAATAAACA GCCTACTGAACTAGATGCACTGGTATTTGGCCATCTATATACCATTCTTACTACACAAATGACCAATGATGAACTTTCTGAGAAGGTGAAAAACTACAGCAACCTCCTTGCTTTCTGCAGAAGAATTGAACAACACTATTTTGGCAAAGGCAGCTCATCTATCAGATTGTCTTAG